The Lycium barbarum isolate Lr01 chromosome 12, ASM1917538v2, whole genome shotgun sequence genome includes a region encoding these proteins:
- the LOC132621103 gene encoding basic blue protein-like, producing MYRVNMIKIFLAIMLCVLLRINISNADTFSVDGANGWGFNMNGWPNGKIFDVGDVVEFKYKIGMHNMVIVNKLGFDSCNATGGEVLSSGDDQVLVPKGTTYFICSIGDHCANGVKVAIIGK from the exons ATGTATAGAGTGAACATGATCAAAATTTTCCTAGCCATAATGTTATGCGTCCTGCTCCGGATCAACATTTCAAATGCAGATACTTTTTCTGTTGATGGCGCCAATGGTTGGGGCTTTAACATGAATGGATGGCCTAATGGCAAAATTTTCGACGTCGGTGATGTCGTTG AGTTTAAGTATAAAATTGGAATGCACAACATGGTGATAGTGAATAAACTTGGATTCGACTCTTGCAATGCTACTGGAGGAGAAGTGCTAAGTTCAGGAGATGATCAAGTATTAGTTCCAAAAGGGACAACCTATTTCATCTGTAGTATCGGAGATCATTGCGCTAATGGTGTCAAGGTTGCCATCATAGGCAAATGA
- the LOC132621610 gene encoding uncharacterized protein LOC132621610: MLATLVTHSLQMTYFYEKKADIDFATHPSYRNREQTDNFDIVNVDNLPQQAPSSMDCGVYVAAFAEYLSSSEVIPTEFDAKLLRMRYDALLCDYAWDKLNNNASSDNEQPPRPIRPAVDYDAVDKEDLD; encoded by the exons ATGTTGGCTACTCTTGTGACACACAGTCTACAAATGACTTATTTCTATGAGAAGAAGGCGGATATAGATTTTGCCACACATCCTTCTTACAGAAATAGAGAACAGACCGACAACTTTGACATTGTGAATGTAGACAATCTCCCGCAACAAGCTCCCTCTAGCAT ggattgtggtgtgtatgtggcagcCTTCGCTGAATACTTGAGCTCAAGTGAAGTCATCCCAACCGAATTCGATGCAAAGTTACTCCGTATGAGATACGACGCCCTTTTATGCGACTATGCATGGGATAAGTTAAACAACAATGCATCAAGTGATAACGAGCAGCCTCCAAGACCAATTAGACCGGCAGTTGATTACGATGCAGTTGATAAAGAGGATCTTGATTAG
- the LOC132622725 gene encoding chemocyanin-like, with protein sequence MSRGNKVAIVALAMILCILFQTSISNADTFPAGGANGWGFNMNGWPSGKTFKTGDVIEFKYTPGVHNVVKVSKAGYDSCDGSGGQVFNSGDDKVTLAQGPSYFICTIGPHCSNGVKAAVTAN encoded by the exons ATGTCTCGAGGAAACAAAGTCGCCATTGTTGCTCTAGCTATGATTCTGTGCATCTTATTCCAAACCAGCATTTCAAATGCAGACACATTTCCTGCTGGTGGCGCTAACGGTTGGGGTTTCAACATGAATGGCTGGCCTAGTGGGAAGACTTTCAAGACTGGTGATGTTATTG AGTTTAAATACACACCCGGCGTGCACAATGTGGTGAAAGTGAGCAAGGCAGGATATGACTCTTGTGATGGTAGTGGAGGACAAGTTTTTAATTCAGGAGACGACAAAGTAACACTTGCACAAGGGCCATCGTATTTCATTTGTACCATAGGACCACATTGCTCTAATGGTGTCAAGGCTGCTGTCACGGCCAATTAA